Proteins from a genomic interval of Mycolicibacterium grossiae:
- a CDS encoding toll/interleukin-1 receptor domain-containing protein, translating into MSSPPRVFMSYSHDDDEHQDWVLQLAYRLRGNGVDVCLDRWDVALGGNLTHFMERTADDAYRVIAVVSQTYCKKCNDRSGGAGVEAQMLSARLYAKLDSDAVIPIIRNNPDAELPAFLSGRLWQDFRDAATQEAAYERLLREIHGVAVDAAPPIGPNPFEGRTETEAKLAIKNSPGRWHSPAFQGDVEFVASQNSGNYKIGSGDSQFTLDIDWLRNQVRAYRDPGDIAHVAVISRARERPELLADVSQFDTSNRVVYATVGDAFVLHNRKGFWALLYIDKLYSRAGTLHREDLVDFRYAIQPNRTPDFTGFAFPEADA; encoded by the coding sequence GTGTCCAGTCCACCGCGTGTGTTTATGTCCTATTCCCACGATGACGACGAGCACCAGGATTGGGTCCTGCAACTCGCATATAGGTTGCGCGGCAACGGCGTTGACGTCTGCCTCGACCGATGGGACGTCGCACTGGGCGGCAACCTGACGCACTTCATGGAGCGCACCGCAGATGACGCATATCGCGTGATCGCCGTCGTATCTCAGACGTACTGCAAGAAGTGCAACGACCGCAGTGGCGGAGCCGGGGTCGAGGCGCAGATGTTGTCAGCCCGGCTATACGCCAAATTGGACTCCGACGCCGTCATTCCCATCATCAGGAACAACCCCGATGCGGAGTTGCCTGCGTTTCTCAGCGGGCGGCTCTGGCAGGACTTTCGGGATGCCGCCACGCAGGAAGCTGCATACGAGAGGCTATTGCGCGAGATTCACGGCGTCGCGGTTGACGCCGCGCCGCCTATCGGACCGAACCCGTTCGAGGGACGAACGGAGACCGAGGCGAAGTTGGCCATCAAGAACTCGCCTGGACGATGGCACAGTCCGGCGTTTCAGGGTGATGTCGAGTTCGTGGCTTCCCAGAACAGCGGCAATTACAAGATCGGGTCCGGTGATTCGCAATTCACGTTAGATATCGACTGGCTTCGCAACCAGGTCCGCGCATATCGCGATCCGGGCGACATCGCCCACGTTGCCGTCATCAGCAGAGCGCGCGAACGGCCCGAACTGCTGGCGGACGTGTCTCAGTTCGACACAAGTAACCGGGTGGTCTATGCCACCGTCGGCGACGCCTTTGTGCTCCACAACCGCAAGGGGTTCTGGGCACTGCTGTATATCGACAAGCTCTACTCGCGTGCGGGAACCCTGCATCGCGAGGATCTAGTTGATTTCCGGTACGCCATACAGCCCAACCGGACCCCAGATTTCACCGGGTTCGCCTTCCCCGAGGCGGACGCCTGA
- a CDS encoding site-specific integrase: MTESQPKRTRRAEPITKRTAKNGATTYEFRADVGTKADGSRDRRRFTYRTLAEARREYRRITSEVHAGTYARRTALAVTEACDQWLAGRRGIRQVTYQGYVDALKPVRRHLGGKKLQALTKADADGLVVWMLTAGRQSPRHYQPTSLAGRVAALIGEHPEGITAAAIKTAFPEADVHTCLSGLIRSGRVVRPRRAVYVLADADSATAADQTGSTRRGVLPVTVRSTLTAFTAVVQSFVDQGVLPRNVVALVERPKDADAAHTATKDGDTETETTAKSWTVAEVERFRESVRDDRLYACWLLSCYGLRRSEVLGLRWSAVNLDTGTLSVRRGRVAVGAETVEGGPKSRRSRRDLPMPAELAEALRTLRQRQRAEALAVGVGWSDDRLVAVHEDGTPVRPEWYSDTFHRLRESVGLRRIKLHGLRNTAGSLLLDQRQPPHIVAAWLGHDPAVLLSIYADAKADELRAAGASLFG, encoded by the coding sequence ATGACCGAGAGCCAGCCCAAGCGCACCCGGCGTGCTGAGCCGATCACTAAGCGCACGGCGAAGAACGGCGCGACCACCTATGAGTTCCGCGCCGACGTCGGCACCAAGGCCGACGGCAGCCGCGACCGCCGACGGTTCACCTATCGGACGCTGGCCGAGGCTCGGCGCGAGTACCGCCGGATCACCAGCGAGGTCCACGCGGGCACCTACGCCCGGCGGACTGCCCTCGCCGTCACCGAGGCGTGCGACCAATGGCTGGCCGGTCGGCGCGGCATTCGTCAGGTGACGTATCAGGGTTACGTCGATGCGCTCAAGCCGGTGCGCCGCCACCTCGGCGGCAAGAAATTGCAGGCGCTCACCAAGGCCGACGCCGACGGGCTGGTGGTGTGGATGCTGACCGCCGGACGGCAGTCGCCGCGCCACTACCAACCCACCTCACTGGCGGGCCGGGTGGCCGCGCTGATCGGCGAGCACCCCGAGGGCATCACGGCGGCGGCGATCAAGACGGCGTTTCCCGAGGCCGACGTGCACACCTGCCTGTCGGGGCTGATCCGCTCGGGGCGCGTCGTCCGGCCGCGTCGGGCGGTCTACGTGCTGGCCGACGCCGACAGCGCCACGGCGGCCGACCAGACCGGCAGCACACGGCGCGGTGTGCTCCCGGTGACGGTCCGGTCCACGCTGACGGCGTTCACGGCGGTGGTGCAATCCTTCGTTGATCAGGGCGTGTTGCCGCGCAACGTCGTGGCCCTGGTCGAGCGGCCCAAGGATGCCGACGCCGCGCACACGGCCACGAAGGACGGCGACACCGAGACCGAGACCACGGCCAAGTCGTGGACCGTGGCCGAGGTCGAGCGGTTCCGCGAGTCGGTGCGCGATGACCGGCTGTATGCCTGCTGGTTGTTGTCCTGCTACGGCCTGCGCCGCTCCGAGGTGCTCGGGTTGCGGTGGTCGGCAGTCAATCTCGACACCGGCACCCTGTCGGTGCGCCGGGGTCGCGTCGCGGTCGGTGCCGAGACGGTGGAGGGCGGACCCAAGTCGCGCCGCAGCCGCCGCGACCTGCCGATGCCCGCCGAACTCGCCGAGGCGCTGCGCACGCTGCGCCAGCGCCAGCGCGCCGAGGCTCTGGCGGTCGGCGTCGGGTGGTCCGACGACCGCCTGGTGGCCGTGCATGAGGACGGCACACCCGTTCGGCCCGAGTGGTATTCGGACACGTTCCACCGCCTGCGTGAGAGCGTCGGGCTGCGCCGGATCAAGCTGCACGGCCTACGCAACACGGCGGGCTCGTTGCTGCTCGACCAGCGGCAGCCGCCGCACATCGTCGCGGCGTGGCTCGGCCACGACCCGGCGGTGCTGCTGTCGATCTACGCCGACGCCAAGGCCGACGAACTGCGGGCGGCAGGCGCGTCGCTGTTCGGGTGA
- a CDS encoding helix-turn-helix transcriptional regulator, which yields MTTTTTGVDSRSTTIEELRSEATVSIPRAAQVLGVSRSYAYQLAASGDLPVIRLGAKRVRVPTVALRRMLGIED from the coding sequence ATGACAACCACGACCACAGGCGTGGACTCCCGGTCCACGACCATCGAGGAGCTTCGCAGCGAGGCGACCGTGAGCATTCCGCGCGCGGCGCAGGTGCTCGGCGTGTCGCGCAGCTACGCCTATCAGCTCGCGGCATCCGGCGACCTGCCGGTCATCCGCCTCGGCGCGAAGCGGGTCCGTGTGCCCACGGTGGCGCTTCGCCGAATGCTGGGCATCGAGGACTGA
- a CDS encoding DNA primase family protein, whose product MPSSENTADRTEATSADGGSTRTDIAEYLAAVFGDADEGVVHFVGGRAGYLTARGSYQFKPTTGHRDARWIPLMRAWPAEAEQLADDLAGFVDTYDIYVCPYLMTGDERTPDGAVALTKIHADIDGDCPLDKVADLGGWAVSTGSPGHAHVYVDLAASVPLHQHTALCRALGAHLGDADAKIMPNDVLRPPGTLNHKGRARGGESAPVAWLSRPAGVRWDAADLADRLGITLPDAPLTGSTKPKATGPTTAKATRATAPRPDDADDDPLPFALSAYPDVAAALDYVTSPADRSTDTMRVVAAVYDAGLTLPHARWAVDQRADLAERLADRHDDDVLTSWLKTDADRRPFVADLDLDADDDSDDDDDDGGNVPGQARFTDAGLAEIIAVRVLRGKFVAARGLGWLQWTGTRWRECGDGPPTEAVRRFVMGRMRFFARKLASDPSNGDLLDAIESWKKIGSAARITAVLKLAENLVEIEADALDADADLLNTPSGVVDLRTGELYPHDPDLLMTRITRGRYRPGYTHPDVDAVLTALPEAECAWFQRRAGQGITGHMSADIVLLQGGGENGKSALTTGALFPALGTYAHTASSRLFSVEKGNDHSTERADLRGRRLVIGEELTEGRSLDVTAIKRMTDVDFITARRLYQDNMTFRASHTLFVNTNHRPIIDQTDHGTWRRLALLVFPYTFVKRAEDRVRDTDRLGDPTLKQRVTEGADGQHDALVNWAVQGAIAWYADPAGALLPTERVAADTLAWRAETDRVLGYWTERLTPDPAGKILATEMLADFNAWLAETGHREWSRETFGPRFADHQETKRHGVEKSKPRKLDGLSRPTRSANDAFGTLAPLVKGRPWVWTGVRFRSLEDEMRRGHDDARPSAQGA is encoded by the coding sequence GTGCCTAGCAGTGAGAATACCGCTGATCGCACCGAGGCCACCAGCGCCGACGGTGGCAGCACCCGTACCGACATCGCCGAGTACCTGGCGGCGGTGTTTGGCGACGCCGACGAGGGCGTCGTGCACTTCGTCGGCGGACGGGCGGGCTACCTGACCGCGCGCGGCAGCTATCAGTTCAAGCCGACCACGGGCCACCGTGACGCCCGGTGGATTCCGCTGATGCGCGCCTGGCCCGCCGAGGCCGAGCAGCTCGCCGACGACCTGGCGGGGTTTGTCGATACCTACGACATTTACGTGTGCCCGTACCTGATGACCGGCGATGAGCGCACACCCGACGGTGCGGTGGCGCTGACCAAGATTCACGCTGACATCGACGGCGATTGCCCGCTGGATAAGGTGGCCGACCTCGGCGGCTGGGCGGTCTCGACCGGCTCGCCGGGCCACGCCCACGTCTACGTGGACCTGGCCGCGTCGGTCCCGCTGCATCAGCACACGGCTCTGTGCCGTGCGCTCGGTGCCCACCTGGGCGACGCCGACGCCAAGATCATGCCCAACGACGTCCTGCGACCGCCGGGCACGCTCAATCACAAAGGCCGCGCCCGAGGCGGTGAGTCTGCGCCCGTCGCGTGGCTGAGCCGACCCGCTGGCGTGCGCTGGGACGCCGCCGACCTGGCCGACCGGCTCGGCATCACCCTGCCGGACGCGCCGCTGACGGGCTCGACCAAGCCCAAGGCCACCGGCCCGACGACGGCCAAGGCCACGCGCGCGACTGCGCCCCGGCCTGACGACGCCGACGACGACCCGCTGCCCTTTGCCCTGAGCGCCTACCCCGACGTCGCGGCGGCGCTGGACTACGTGACCAGCCCGGCCGACCGCAGCACCGACACCATGCGCGTCGTCGCTGCGGTCTACGACGCCGGTCTGACCCTGCCTCACGCCCGGTGGGCGGTCGATCAGCGCGCCGACCTGGCCGAGCGGCTGGCAGACCGCCACGACGACGACGTGCTGACGTCCTGGCTCAAGACCGACGCCGACCGTCGCCCGTTCGTGGCCGACCTCGACCTCGACGCCGACGACGACAGCGACGATGACGACGACGATGGCGGCAACGTTCCCGGTCAGGCGCGGTTCACCGACGCCGGGCTGGCCGAGATCATCGCCGTCAGGGTGCTGCGCGGGAAGTTCGTCGCCGCGCGCGGTCTCGGCTGGCTGCAATGGACCGGCACCCGCTGGCGCGAGTGCGGTGACGGTCCGCCGACCGAGGCGGTGCGCCGCTTCGTCATGGGCCGGATGCGGTTCTTCGCCCGCAAGCTCGCCAGCGACCCGTCCAACGGTGACCTGCTCGACGCCATTGAGTCGTGGAAGAAGATCGGCAGCGCCGCACGCATCACCGCCGTGCTCAAGCTCGCCGAGAACCTGGTCGAGATCGAGGCCGACGCGCTCGACGCCGACGCCGACCTGCTGAACACGCCCAGCGGCGTGGTGGACCTGCGGACCGGCGAGCTGTACCCGCACGACCCCGACCTGCTGATGACTCGCATCACGCGCGGCAGATATCGGCCCGGCTACACCCACCCCGACGTGGACGCGGTGCTCACCGCGCTGCCCGAGGCCGAGTGCGCGTGGTTCCAGCGCCGGGCCGGGCAGGGCATCACCGGCCACATGTCCGCCGACATCGTGCTGTTGCAGGGCGGCGGCGAGAACGGCAAGAGCGCGCTGACGACCGGCGCGCTGTTCCCGGCGCTGGGCACCTACGCGCACACCGCATCGTCGCGGCTGTTCAGCGTCGAGAAGGGCAACGACCACTCGACCGAGCGCGCCGACCTGCGAGGCCGGCGGTTGGTCATCGGCGAGGAACTGACCGAGGGCCGCTCGCTCGACGTGACCGCCATCAAGCGCATGACCGACGTGGACTTCATCACCGCCCGCCGCCTCTACCAGGACAACATGACGTTTCGGGCCAGCCACACCCTGTTCGTCAACACCAACCACCGGCCGATCATCGACCAGACCGACCACGGCACGTGGCGGCGGCTGGCCCTGCTGGTGTTCCCGTACACGTTCGTCAAGCGCGCCGAGGACCGGGTGCGCGACACCGACCGGCTCGGTGACCCGACGCTCAAGCAGCGGGTCACCGAGGGCGCTGACGGCCAGCACGACGCCCTGGTCAACTGGGCGGTTCAGGGTGCCATCGCCTGGTACGCCGACCCCGCCGGGGCGCTGCTGCCCACCGAGCGGGTCGCGGCCGACACCCTGGCATGGCGCGCCGAGACCGACCGTGTGCTGGGCTATTGGACCGAGCGGCTGACACCCGACCCGGCGGGCAAGATTCTGGCCACCGAGATGCTGGCCGACTTCAACGCCTGGCTGGCCGAGACCGGGCACCGCGAGTGGTCGCGGGAGACGTTCGGGCCACGGTTCGCCGACCACCAGGAGACCAAGCGCCACGGCGTCGAGAAGTCCAAGCCGCGCAAGCTCGACGGGCTGTCGCGCCCGACGCGCTCGGCAAACGACGCGTTCGGCACACTCGCGCCGTTGGTCAAGGGCCGTCCGTGGGTGTGGACGGGCGTTCGGTTCCGGTCCTTGGAGGACGAAATGCGTCGCGGCCACGACGACGCCCGTCCGTCGGCACAGGGTGCGTGA
- a CDS encoding terminase large subunit domain-containing protein, translating to MIGQAFAEAVKQPDGRLIISVPPREAKSTTVAVLGTVFALASDPETEMILASYADNLAQEHGANARALIAAHGDALGIHLADDRHAVGRWRIAEHRGGLLATGVMAGITGKGADLLILDDVVKNAQEADSETHRRRVLHEFRSTLMTRIHPGASVIIIGVRWHPGDLIGTLLAEEPERWTHISVPAVAETGIPDTLHRPVGQTMTSAVGRTPVHFADLRRSVGERTWYAEFQGVPASPEGNVIRREWLDQWRLPATPTAPLRTVVGVDPSDSGYGDACGIVAASLTRDGMVVVHRDISEPMTPERWARAAAELAQDVGASEIAIETFTAREGYLSVVNNTLRRYRLTHPIRVTSWPPKGDTTGRGRGDALVRSTKLVAGLENGTVRIAGYLPTFEEQAVRWQGTQHQPDCIYALTVAHDVLVHSIGQMHIVSMADIERRAREGRMPPPPAWMRRRIGG from the coding sequence ATGATCGGCCAGGCGTTCGCCGAGGCGGTTAAGCAGCCCGACGGGCGGCTGATTATCTCGGTGCCGCCGCGCGAGGCCAAATCAACCACGGTCGCCGTCCTGGGCACCGTGTTCGCGCTGGCATCCGATCCCGAAACCGAGATGATCCTGGCGTCCTACGCCGACAACCTGGCGCAGGAACACGGCGCCAACGCCCGCGCCCTAATCGCCGCGCACGGCGACGCCCTCGGTATCCACCTGGCCGACGACCGGCACGCCGTCGGCCGTTGGCGGATCGCCGAGCATCGCGGCGGGCTGCTGGCGACCGGCGTCATGGCCGGTATCACCGGCAAGGGAGCCGACCTGCTCATCCTCGATGACGTCGTAAAGAACGCGCAGGAGGCCGACAGCGAGACGCACCGACGCCGTGTGCTGCATGAGTTCCGCTCGACCCTGATGACCCGTATTCACCCTGGTGCAAGCGTCATCATCATCGGTGTGCGCTGGCATCCCGGCGACCTGATCGGCACGCTGCTCGCCGAGGAGCCCGAGCGATGGACCCACATCAGCGTTCCCGCCGTCGCCGAGACCGGGATACCCGATACTCTGCACCGGCCGGTCGGCCAAACGATGACCAGTGCGGTCGGCCGCACACCTGTGCACTTCGCCGACCTACGCCGCTCGGTCGGCGAGCGCACCTGGTACGCGGAGTTCCAGGGCGTCCCGGCCTCGCCCGAGGGCAACGTGATCCGGCGCGAGTGGCTCGACCAGTGGCGGCTTCCGGCAACGCCGACCGCGCCCCTGCGCACGGTCGTCGGCGTCGATCCGTCCGACAGCGGCTACGGCGACGCCTGCGGCATCGTCGCGGCCAGCCTGACCCGCGATGGCATGGTGGTCGTGCACCGCGACATCTCGGAGCCGATGACGCCGGAACGCTGGGCGCGGGCAGCGGCCGAGCTGGCGCAGGACGTCGGCGCGTCTGAGATCGCCATCGAGACGTTCACCGCGCGCGAGGGATACCTGAGCGTGGTCAACAACACGCTGCGCCGCTACCGGCTGACTCACCCGATCAGGGTGACGTCGTGGCCACCCAAGGGCGACACCACCGGTCGCGGCCGGGGTGATGCTCTGGTCCGCAGCACGAAGCTGGTCGCCGGGTTGGAGAACGGCACCGTCAGGATCGCCGGGTATCTGCCGACCTTTGAGGAACAAGCGGTGCGCTGGCAGGGCACCCAACACCAGCCCGACTGCATTTACGCGCTGACCGTCGCTCACGACGTCCTGGTGCACTCCATCGGCCAGATGCACATCGTGTCGATGGCCGACATCGAGCGGCGTGCACGCGAGGGTCGGATGCCGCCTCCGCCCGCATGGATGCGCCGCAGGATCGGCGGCTGA
- a CDS encoding preprotein translocase subunit SecA, giving the protein MQTIGGAAALLEQAPDGDAMLPWCEDELAKTVTSLSSSLGRYGRFAVCEVARMNFLPWSFMQGANFMDTEGGPARVELLSLLAAAADASRDPDASDIWQQLEVWKTEVDRIIQLSAIIHLLRATVGGTLDSMVKIQASARASEVQVRNLSYPDMVKSTLDELFDPPGIKNALNNLIGFDLHTAINVLEACDDIQSAKMSDRMNAMMMRIQEARANQANLSAEELQELGSRIYKDTWDPGDSEVSVTPEEVAAKLGISEETVNLVFREFALDPNLGSPTSVVENFTTGDNALRTHPLMSDASGVRFMLVHPSLILPSIRENFEQRLKASPYWDEYQAHRGKYLEAETERCLSPVLPGARTLSGFEYFVPVDETEERGDPAGYTKLVEGDLLFLLDDVAVIVEAKAVAVAPAARAGHTRRLRNDITRIITKAAEQADRLKDRIEKDGGFRLRDGNWVDANAVREIHTIAVSLEDLSGVSTATADLVEAALINKDSIPWTVSLNDLRLVTELVDDSAVAMFLLYLRRRRHPEVTTMYAAADELDFFLYFFESGLYVQPDPNLMMNDLEHMKEVRVRDRRRREEQLRARRFISSHTDALDAWHWYQIGLSDTPADKPALKGSPTLPLVRQLQQRRDFGWCSIGATFLSGATGTQEAFMATPRQLIKRAKADGRGHHVARPVGTSRKDAWLLVWAVEDTSADLPEATQLLRDYAKAKKYQLRMPRAAVLIFDVKSGDLKTVMHEGSPLIADGRLKALVEKLQPADKWEKSIPSLPKRKGTGIRGA; this is encoded by the coding sequence ATGCAAACAATCGGTGGGGCGGCGGCTCTGCTTGAACAAGCTCCGGACGGTGACGCGATGCTGCCGTGGTGCGAAGACGAATTGGCGAAGACGGTAACTTCTCTCTCATCCAGCTTGGGCCGCTACGGTAGATTTGCCGTCTGCGAGGTGGCTCGGATGAATTTTCTGCCTTGGAGCTTTATGCAAGGTGCGAACTTCATGGATACAGAGGGCGGTCCTGCACGCGTCGAGCTACTCAGCTTGCTAGCGGCAGCCGCCGATGCATCACGCGACCCGGACGCATCGGATATCTGGCAGCAGCTAGAAGTATGGAAGACGGAAGTCGATAGGATAATCCAGCTGTCGGCAATAATCCATCTGTTGCGAGCGACCGTAGGCGGGACCTTGGATTCGATGGTAAAGATTCAGGCAAGTGCGCGGGCGAGCGAAGTGCAAGTACGAAATCTGTCCTATCCGGATATGGTCAAGTCAACCCTAGACGAGCTGTTTGATCCGCCCGGTATTAAGAACGCACTAAATAATTTGATTGGTTTTGACCTTCACACTGCAATTAATGTTCTCGAAGCATGTGATGACATCCAGTCTGCCAAAATGTCGGACCGAATGAATGCCATGATGATGCGGATTCAAGAAGCGCGGGCCAATCAAGCAAATCTCAGCGCTGAAGAATTGCAAGAATTAGGTAGTCGAATCTACAAAGATACGTGGGATCCCGGCGATTCTGAAGTATCGGTTACTCCCGAAGAAGTCGCTGCGAAATTAGGCATTAGCGAAGAGACGGTTAACTTGGTCTTCAGGGAGTTTGCGCTCGATCCCAATCTCGGATCGCCGACATCTGTTGTTGAGAACTTTACGACAGGCGACAACGCGCTTCGGACTCATCCTTTGATGTCCGATGCCAGCGGCGTTCGCTTCATGTTGGTGCACCCGTCGCTCATACTTCCGTCGATTCGAGAGAACTTCGAGCAGAGGTTGAAGGCGTCGCCGTACTGGGACGAGTATCAGGCTCATCGCGGCAAGTACCTCGAAGCCGAGACCGAACGGTGCCTGTCACCCGTACTTCCCGGCGCTCGAACTCTGTCCGGCTTCGAATATTTCGTTCCAGTCGATGAAACAGAGGAGAGGGGCGACCCCGCCGGGTATACGAAATTAGTTGAAGGCGACCTTCTATTTCTCTTAGACGATGTCGCTGTCATTGTGGAAGCTAAAGCGGTCGCAGTTGCACCTGCCGCTCGCGCTGGTCATACTCGTCGACTGCGAAACGACATCACACGAATCATTACCAAGGCAGCGGAACAAGCAGACCGACTCAAAGACAGGATTGAGAAGGACGGCGGCTTCCGCCTCCGGGATGGCAATTGGGTAGACGCCAACGCCGTGCGAGAAATCCACACTATCGCGGTAAGCCTTGAGGACTTGTCCGGTGTAAGCACAGCCACTGCAGACCTCGTTGAGGCGGCCCTGATCAATAAAGACAGTATTCCCTGGACCGTCTCCCTCAACGACCTTAGGTTGGTGACAGAGTTGGTCGACGATTCTGCTGTTGCAATGTTCCTGCTATACCTCAGGCGTCGTCGTCACCCTGAGGTAACCACAATGTACGCTGCCGCTGACGAACTAGATTTCTTTCTTTACTTCTTTGAAAGCGGTTTATACGTACAGCCGGATCCAAATTTGATGATGAACGATCTAGAGCACATGAAGGAGGTGCGTGTAAGGGATCGCAGACGACGAGAAGAACAGTTGCGAGCCCGAAGGTTTATTTCTAGCCACACAGATGCCCTAGACGCATGGCACTGGTATCAGATCGGGCTTTCAGATACGCCGGCCGACAAGCCAGCCCTCAAGGGCTCCCCAACGCTCCCGCTAGTTCGACAATTACAGCAGCGGAGAGACTTCGGGTGGTGCAGCATCGGCGCTACCTTCTTGTCTGGGGCGACCGGAACGCAGGAGGCGTTCATGGCCACGCCAAGGCAGCTGATCAAACGGGCAAAAGCGGATGGTAGAGGACATCACGTCGCCCGCCCGGTCGGTACTAGCAGAAAAGATGCCTGGCTGTTGGTGTGGGCTGTTGAAGATACCTCAGCTGACCTCCCCGAAGCGACACAGCTCCTCCGAGATTACGCGAAGGCCAAGAAGTATCAGCTTCGTATGCCGCGTGCAGCAGTGCTGATCTTCGACGTTAAATCTGGGGACCTGAAAACCGTAATGCACGAGGGTAGTCCGCTGATCGCCGATGGGCGGCTGAAGGCGCTGGTAGAGAAGCTGCAGCCAGCCGACAAGTGGGAAAAGTCGATACCTTCGCTGCCTAAGCGGAAAGGCACCGGTATAAGGGGCGCCTAA
- a CDS encoding bestrophin-like domain, with protein MLVWLTPLIVLAVVATAVTAKLLVRRRAPEGGFFTDLTRSAGSLSVIGTMFAVMLAFVILFALQSFARAREGASIEAVALTEQNSVARILPAAAGGRLRGDLVCYGRAVVHDEWPAMRDDRTSELTEAWVDRLHADFAAAAPGDARQEAAFAQWFDQEAQRRDGRRARLAEAAPTLPAPLWFALGIGAVLTLTYMVVQADPRESRRIQALPIACVSALVTAGLLVVFFLDRPYAGEHGSISPAEMTRTLARIDIGVQAPCDERGNPL; from the coding sequence GTGCTCGTCTGGCTGACGCCCCTCATCGTCCTCGCCGTCGTCGCGACGGCGGTCACCGCGAAGCTCCTCGTCCGCCGGCGCGCACCCGAAGGCGGCTTCTTCACCGACTTGACGCGCAGTGCCGGATCGCTGTCGGTGATCGGCACGATGTTCGCGGTCATGCTCGCGTTCGTCATCCTCTTCGCGCTGCAGAGCTTCGCCCGCGCACGGGAGGGCGCCAGCATCGAGGCTGTCGCCCTCACCGAGCAGAACTCGGTCGCGAGGATCCTGCCGGCCGCCGCAGGTGGCCGCCTACGCGGTGACCTCGTGTGTTACGGGCGGGCAGTCGTCCACGACGAGTGGCCCGCGATGCGCGACGACCGAACCAGCGAGCTGACCGAAGCGTGGGTTGACCGACTGCACGCTGACTTCGCCGCCGCGGCACCGGGTGATGCCCGCCAGGAAGCGGCATTCGCGCAGTGGTTCGACCAGGAGGCGCAGCGTCGCGACGGCCGGCGTGCCCGGCTCGCCGAGGCGGCGCCCACCCTTCCCGCGCCGCTGTGGTTCGCGCTCGGCATCGGCGCCGTGCTGACCCTGACGTACATGGTCGTGCAGGCCGATCCGCGCGAGAGCCGCCGCATCCAGGCGCTGCCGATCGCGTGCGTCTCGGCGCTCGTCACCGCCGGCCTCCTGGTGGTCTTCTTCCTCGACCGGCCGTACGCGGGGGAGCACGGCAGCATCAGCCCGGCCGAGATGACGCGCACGCTCGCGCGAATCGACATCGGCGTGCAGGCACCGTGCGACGAGCGCGGCAACCCGCTGTGA
- a CDS encoding SDR family oxidoreductase yields the protein MGSTRQGERSLASARDDLRRALRMAGMRPMPRWPSRSRVDLRGKRILLTGASSGIGEAAARKLAAEGATIIAVARRKDRLTAVVDDIVAAGGAAIALPADLADLDQVDGVVREAGPVDVLINNAARSIRRPLIDSLERWHDVERVMALNYYAPLRLIRGVASGMIDRGDGHVINVATWRVLPESSPMFAAYNASKAALSAVSRVIDTEWGPFGVQSTTVYYPLVATPMIAPTRAYDGVAALSADEAADWLVTAATTRPVRIAPRKALALRALDVVAPRMLNDVLRRETDRMNARTPLRRENSCP from the coding sequence ATGGGTTCCACGCGACAAGGCGAACGCTCCCTCGCGTCCGCGCGCGACGACCTCCGCAGGGCGCTACGCATGGCGGGGATGCGGCCCATGCCGCGCTGGCCGTCCCGGTCGCGTGTCGACCTGCGAGGCAAGCGCATCCTGCTGACCGGTGCGTCCTCGGGCATCGGCGAGGCCGCCGCCCGGAAGTTGGCCGCCGAGGGCGCCACGATCATCGCCGTCGCACGCCGCAAGGACCGCCTGACCGCCGTCGTCGACGACATCGTCGCCGCCGGAGGTGCGGCCATCGCCCTGCCCGCCGACCTGGCCGACCTCGACCAGGTCGACGGCGTCGTCCGCGAGGCCGGGCCCGTCGACGTGCTGATCAACAATGCGGCCCGCTCGATCCGCCGGCCGCTGATCGACTCGCTGGAGCGTTGGCACGACGTCGAACGCGTGATGGCACTCAACTACTACGCGCCGCTCCGACTGATCCGCGGTGTGGCCTCCGGCATGATCGACCGCGGCGACGGGCACGTCATCAACGTCGCCACGTGGCGGGTACTGCCCGAATCATCGCCGATGTTCGCCGCCTACAACGCCTCCAAGGCCGCCCTCAGTGCGGTCAGCCGCGTCATTGACACCGAATGGGGACCGTTCGGCGTGCAGTCCACGACGGTGTACTACCCCTTGGTCGCGACTCCGATGATCGCACCGACCCGCGCCTACGACGGGGTCGCCGCGCTGTCGGCCGACGAGGCCGCCGACTGGCTGGTGACCGCCGCCACCACCCGGCCCGTCCGCATCGCCCCGCGCAAGGCGCTCGCCCTGCGCGCCCTCGACGTGGTCGCGCCACGCATGCTCAACGACGTCCTCCGGCGTGAGACCGACCGGATGAACGCGAGAACGCCGCTTCGACGAGAGAACTCATGCCCGTGA